One genomic window of Lytechinus variegatus isolate NC3 chromosome 1, Lvar_3.0, whole genome shotgun sequence includes the following:
- the LOC121406470 gene encoding suppressor of tumorigenicity 14 protein homolog codes for MQDEDDEEETTTIRTVTRKHPPHNFTVLEGDATTDLFSLNYPGKYPENTTFTWYVSAPDGYNILIHFKNLSLEDEYDYLYIGSGQVQLYPGTMFQTLTGFENPVDIFFPGNELYIHLNSDPFEAHYGFWMQLTTFKGSDNFTCPVGTSMCKYSRSCYIEEDRCDGVLRCDDGTDEVGCKCPDPWYERCGDGHCLVRTQICNRKVACMDDEVNCTFVCNNGNKIRPSYVCDGFNDCIDNSDEEQNCVCLPFQYTCNDGKCIHTNNKCNGIAECTDGEDEEDCTCASWQFQCPNSTCIPGWLTCDGSDDCSDGSDEQNCPVCPGRYHLCTDKRCISLDKLCDGTTHCANDEDEQNCETTCNPGQVTCPDGTCAVNISSCRVTTTTNMPTTTPMPTSTRPPSTTVPGLMSTETKSTITKAPVICEDSGFACNDGKCIKQEYRCDVIKDCDEGEDEESCMDIKNSCDGFESTDRFVCDGRMDCPDGSDEDNCPCGDRPIMDANVIMGFAVTTRGKWPWHAGVISSSKSPYCGGTLINRKWVLTAGHCVVGLRNGKVYLGITNWKTGREDGQTIPVERIWIHPNYTGGPAYQNDLGIMKLKEPATLNNFVQPACLPPRGYVIPDGSYVTATGWGSIVESSATPPDLQEVRLPIVPLEYCRNHYSLELLDSVVCAGYSNGYTSTCFGDSGGPLVSFINGTWYSIGSVSAGESCGGPYRPNIFTGTASNLDYILKIMQEN; via the exons ATGCAAGATGAAGATG atgaGGAAGAAACGACAACAATTCGAACAGTGACAAGAAAACATCCTCCTCAca ATTTTACTGTACTTGAAGGGGACGCAACCacagatttattttcattgaactACCCCGGGAAGTATCCTGAAAACACCACGTTTACTTGGTACGTTTCCGCCCCGGATGGCTACAACATCTTGATTCACTTTAAAA ACTTAAGTTTAGAAGACGAATACGACTATTTGTACATCGGATCCGGTCAGGTCCAGCTATATCCAGGTACGATGTTTCAGACATTAACCGGGTTTGAAAATCCGGTGGATATCTTCTTTCCAGGCAACGAGCTTTACATCCATCTCAATTCGGATCCTTTCGAAGCTCATTACGGATTCTGGATGCAGTTGACAACATTCAAAGGAAGCG ATAATTTTACGTGCCCAGTTGGTACATCTATGTGCAAGTATAGTCGAAGCTGTTATATTGAAGAGGACAGATGTGACGGAGTGCTACGGTGTGATGATGGAACTGACGAAGTGGGATGCA AATGTCCCGATCCATGGTACGAGCGTTGCGGAGATGGACACTGCCTCGTTAGAACACAGATCTGCAACAGAAAGGTCGCTTGTATGGACGACGAAGTCAATTGCA CTTTCGTCTGCAACAATGGCAATAAAATCCGTCCGAGTTATGTTTGTGATGGCTTCAACGACTGCATAGATAACAGCGATGAGGAGCAGAATTGTG TATGCCTGCCTTTCCAGTACACCTGTAACGATGGAAAATGTATACACACAAACAACAAGTGCAATGGGATTGCCGAGTGTACGGACGGGGAAGATGAAGAGGACTGCA CATGTGCAAGCTGGCAGTTTCAATGTCCGAACTCGACGTGCATACCCGGATGGCTGACCTGTGACGGAAGTGACGATTGCTCAGACGGAAGTGACGAACAAAATTGCCCAG TTTGTCCTGGAAGATACCATCTGTGTACTGATAAACGTTGTATCTCACTGGATAAGTTATGCGATGGCACAACACACTGCGCCAATGATGAGGATGAGCAAAATTGCG aaaCCACGTGTAATCCAGGACAAGTCACATGTCCAGATGGCACATGCGCAGTCAATATATCAAGTTGCAGGGTCACCACCACGACTAACATGCCCACAACGACTCCGATGCCAACGTCGACGCGACCGCCGTCGACAACAGTGCCCGGACTCATGTCGACAGAAACAAAGTCGACTATTACCAAGGCTCCAG TCATATGCGAAGACTCTGGTTTTGCGTGCAACGACGGAAAATGCATCAAACAAGAATACCgctgtgacgtcataaaagaCTGCGATGAGGGTGAAGATGAAGAAAGCTGCATGGACATAAAAA ATAGCTGTGATGGTTTTGAGTCGACTGATCGCTTTGTTTGTGATGGTCGGATGGACTGCCCGGATGGATCCGATGAAGATAACTGCC CTTGTGGTGATCGCCCCATAATGGATGCAAACGTCATCATGGGTTTTGCCGTCACGACACGGGGGAAGTGGCCATGGCACGCTGGGGTTATCAGCTCTTCAAAGTCACCCTACTGCGGTGGTACATTAATCAACCGGAAGTGGGTCCTCACTGCTGGTCACTGTGT ggTCGGACTACGTAATGGCAAAGTCTACCTTGGAATCACGAACTGGAAAACCGGAAGGGAAGACGGACAGACAATACCCGTCGAACGAATTTGGATCCATCCGAACTACACGGGAGGTCCAGCCTACCAGAATGACCTTGGGATCATGAAATTGAAGGAACCGGCTACACTCAATAACTTTGTCCAGCCGGCTTGTCTTCCTCCCAGAGGTTACGTCATTCCTGATGGTTCTTACGTCACAGCCACTGGATGGGGTTCCATCGTGGAGAGCA GTGCAACTCCACCCGACCTACAGGAGGTCCGTCTTCCAATAGTTCCCCTGGAGTACTGCAGGAACCACTATTCGCTGGAGCTCCTGGACAGTGTGGTCTGTGCGGGATACTCAAATGGATACACCAGCACCTGTTTC GGTGACAGTGGCGGGCCCCTGGTGTCTTTTATCAACGGAACCTGGTATTCCATCGGTTCAGTGTCGGCAGGGGAATCGTGCGGTGGACCGTATAGGCCAAATATCTTTACCGGCACCGCCAGTAACTTGGATTATATACTTAAAATAATGcaagaaaattga